A genome region from Patescibacteria group bacterium includes the following:
- a CDS encoding ribonuclease H-like domain-containing protein — MSLIFDIETIGEDWENIDEATQSSLTRWIKREAGEEEKKYNVMLKDLKEGLGFSPLTGEIVAIGIYDNEKDEGAIYFQSPREEAREYAKENFTFKPKTEKEMLLDFWAGAKNYKEFVSFNGRSFDVPFLLIRSAVHKIKPTVNLMSNRYLSSQYGVRHIDLLDQLSFYGAVRRKGNLHLYCRAFGVKSPKGAGITGDDVGRLFKDGEYKKIAEYNSWDLTATAELYNIWKEFIQ; from the coding sequence ATGTCTTTAATTTTTGACATTGAAACAATCGGGGAAGATTGGGAAAATATTGACGAAGCGACGCAGAGCAGCTTGACGCGCTGGATTAAGCGTGAAGCCGGAGAAGAAGAAAAAAAATATAATGTGATGCTGAAAGATTTGAAAGAGGGGCTGGGTTTTTCTCCTTTGACCGGAGAAATTGTGGCGATCGGAATTTATGATAATGAAAAAGATGAGGGAGCCATATATTTCCAATCTCCGCGGGAGGAGGCGCGGGAATACGCAAAAGAAAATTTTACCTTTAAGCCAAAGACGGAAAAGGAGATGCTGTTGGATTTTTGGGCCGGAGCTAAAAATTATAAGGAATTTGTGAGTTTTAACGGCCGGTCTTTTGATGTGCCTTTTTTGTTAATAAGGTCAGCGGTCCATAAAATCAAGCCGACCGTGAATTTAATGTCCAATCGTTATTTGAGCAGCCAATACGGAGTCAGGCATATTGATTTATTGGACCAGCTGTCTTTTTATGGAGCGGTCCGGCGCAAAGGAAATCTGCATTTGTATTGCCGGGCGTTCGGCGTTAAGAGCCCCAAGGGCGCCGGCATTACCGGAGATGATGTCGGCCGGTTATTTAAGGATGGAGAATATAAAAAGATTGCCGAGTATAATAGCTGGGATTTAACTGCCACGGCCGAGCTGTATAATATTTGGAAAGAATTTATACAATAA